A genome region from Rubinisphaera margarita includes the following:
- a CDS encoding glutamate mutase L — protein MIEKIDGHYRQTYRGEAPTTVEEPAADVTIGVTNAIAEIGELAGRRLLDENNQIIRPANGNEGCDIYISTSSAGGGLQMLVSGVVREMTAASAKRAALGAGAIVLDMISANDKRKPFEQIQRIRELRPDMILMSGGTDGGTEKHVVKLAELIAPAKPQPRFGSEYRMPVIYAGNKQAWPLVQNTFDDSVELSQVENVRPTLDEENLGPARDKIHDLFLEHVMAHAPGYDRLIDWADAPIMPTPGAVGNILKSIADQSGINAVGVDIGGATTDVFSVFDGEFNRTVSANLGMSYSISNVCAEATMPMILRWVHVDMDERELRNRVKNKMIRPTTIPQSLEALIFEQAVSREALRLAYVQHKEFATTLKGVQQQRTVGDLFVQDSSGRSIVNNMKLDLLVASGGVLSHAPRMEQTAAMLIDAFEPEGFTRLAKDSIFMMPHLGVLAQVHPQAALEVFERDCLIYLGTCVAAAGTPQPGKVAFEYKITGDLQAQGEMMAGDIKQYPLGPDETATVVVKPNRKLDLGNGKGQPVERVVHGGTVGLILDGRGRPLVVGEEQSGYSRADVARWIKALDLY, from the coding sequence ATGATCGAGAAGATCGACGGGCACTATCGTCAGACCTATCGCGGCGAAGCTCCCACCACGGTTGAGGAACCCGCTGCGGATGTGACGATCGGTGTCACGAATGCCATCGCGGAAATCGGCGAGCTCGCCGGCCGCCGTCTGCTTGATGAGAACAACCAGATCATCCGCCCCGCCAATGGGAACGAGGGCTGCGATATCTATATCTCCACCTCCAGTGCCGGCGGTGGACTGCAGATGCTGGTCTCGGGCGTCGTCCGCGAGATGACCGCCGCTTCCGCCAAACGAGCTGCCCTCGGAGCCGGGGCAATCGTGCTCGATATGATTTCCGCCAACGACAAACGCAAGCCGTTCGAGCAGATTCAACGGATTCGCGAGCTTCGTCCGGACATGATTCTGATGTCCGGCGGCACCGATGGTGGCACCGAGAAGCACGTCGTCAAGCTGGCTGAACTTATCGCGCCGGCCAAGCCGCAACCGCGTTTCGGCAGTGAATACCGGATGCCGGTCATCTACGCTGGCAACAAACAGGCCTGGCCGCTGGTCCAGAACACCTTCGACGATTCGGTCGAACTTTCGCAGGTCGAGAACGTTCGCCCGACCCTTGACGAAGAGAATCTCGGACCGGCTCGCGACAAAATTCACGACCTGTTTCTCGAACACGTTATGGCACACGCCCCCGGTTACGATCGACTCATCGACTGGGCTGATGCGCCCATCATGCCGACGCCGGGTGCGGTCGGAAACATCCTCAAGAGCATCGCCGATCAGTCGGGGATTAACGCTGTCGGGGTCGACATCGGCGGGGCAACAACCGATGTCTTCAGCGTCTTCGATGGCGAGTTCAACCGCACCGTGAGTGCGAACCTCGGGATGAGCTACTCGATCTCGAATGTCTGTGCCGAAGCGACCATGCCGATGATCCTCCGCTGGGTGCACGTCGACATGGACGAACGCGAACTGCGGAATCGCGTGAAGAACAAGATGATCCGCCCAACCACGATTCCCCAGTCGCTGGAAGCGCTGATCTTCGAGCAGGCCGTTTCGCGAGAAGCGCTTCGGCTCGCTTACGTTCAACACAAGGAATTCGCGACAACGCTCAAAGGCGTGCAGCAGCAGCGAACCGTTGGGGATCTGTTCGTTCAGGACAGCAGCGGACGTTCCATCGTCAACAACATGAAGCTCGATCTGCTCGTCGCCTCGGGTGGAGTGCTCTCACATGCCCCGCGAATGGAACAGACCGCGGCCATGCTGATCGATGCGTTCGAACCGGAAGGCTTCACTCGGCTAGCCAAGGACAGCATCTTCATGATGCCCCATCTCGGCGTGCTCGCGCAGGTGCATCCCCAGGCGGCTCTCGAAGTCTTCGAGCGAGACTGCCTCATTTACCTGGGGACTTGTGTCGCCGCAGCCGGCACGCCGCAGCCGGGCAAAGTCGCCTTCGAGTACAAAATCACCGGCGACCTTCAGGCGCAGGGCGAAATGATGGCCGGCGACATCAAACAGTATCCGCTCGGCCCTGACGAAACGGCGACCGTGGTCGTGAAGCCGAATCGCAAGCTCGACCTCGGCAATGGCAAAGGTCAGCCGGTCGAACGGGTCGTTCATGGCGGGACGGTCGGGCTGATTCTCGATGGCCGCGGACGTCCGCTCGTGGTCGGTGAAGAGCAATCCGGTTACAGCCGGGCCGATGTCGCCCGCTGGATCAAAGCCCTCGACCTTTATTAA
- a CDS encoding DUF6754 domain-containing protein: MPTKCDNLNSEARRWFSPAALALIALLLLAISSPLQAQEPVPLLIEDFPWDNGDSLKITVPLTDPIADALADESTTSGQLVLSISEEYAGAYEVVAQIPPNDGSWTLDAAAQTITCKVSGLELDSDYFFRAKWVPAEGESLIIAENEQAVQTHRQWFLGEKFPLAFVGFIICGSVIYFIEIAKRGRPLKVRKIAGLEAVDEAVGRATEMGRSVLYIPGIQDMNDIQTIAGLNILSRVARVAAEYEADVEVPTSRALVMTAARETLQGSYLTAGRPDAYNPDLAYYVTDEQFGYVAYVSGNMVREKPAACFYLGAFFAESLILAETGNSIGAIQVAGTAEPSQLPFFVAACDYTLIGEELFAASAYLSGSPEELGSLKGQDVGKILVAIGILAGCLSVTVGISFIPAAAIVLAICGAALFLYSVLNPGTFADFFNLRRTPGV, translated from the coding sequence ATGCCGACGAAATGCGACAACTTGAATTCAGAAGCCCGACGCTGGTTCTCACCGGCAGCGCTGGCTCTGATCGCCCTGTTGCTTCTGGCGATCAGTTCGCCGCTCCAGGCTCAGGAACCAGTTCCGCTCCTCATTGAGGATTTCCCGTGGGACAACGGCGACTCGTTGAAAATCACCGTTCCGCTGACCGATCCCATTGCCGACGCCCTGGCCGATGAGTCGACGACCTCGGGGCAACTGGTACTCAGTATTTCCGAAGAGTACGCCGGAGCGTATGAAGTCGTCGCTCAGATTCCGCCAAACGATGGATCCTGGACCCTCGACGCGGCAGCGCAAACCATTACCTGTAAGGTCTCGGGACTCGAACTCGATTCCGACTATTTCTTCCGTGCCAAATGGGTCCCTGCAGAGGGCGAGTCGCTGATCATCGCTGAGAACGAACAGGCCGTGCAGACGCACCGGCAATGGTTCCTCGGCGAGAAGTTTCCGCTGGCGTTTGTCGGCTTCATCATCTGTGGGTCGGTCATTTACTTCATCGAGATCGCCAAACGGGGACGCCCGCTCAAGGTTCGCAAGATTGCCGGACTGGAAGCGGTCGACGAAGCCGTGGGACGTGCGACCGAAATGGGCCGCTCCGTCCTCTACATCCCCGGCATTCAGGACATGAACGACATTCAGACCATCGCCGGCTTGAACATTCTCTCCCGCGTCGCCCGTGTGGCCGCTGAATACGAAGCCGATGTCGAAGTTCCAACTTCGCGAGCGCTGGTGATGACAGCCGCCCGCGAAACACTGCAGGGTTCGTATCTCACCGCCGGCCGCCCCGATGCTTACAATCCTGACCTCGCCTACTATGTGACTGATGAGCAGTTCGGTTATGTCGCCTACGTATCCGGGAACATGGTTCGGGAGAAGCCGGCCGCCTGTTTCTATCTGGGGGCGTTCTTTGCCGAATCGCTGATTCTGGCCGAGACCGGGAACTCGATCGGAGCCATTCAGGTCGCCGGGACAGCCGAGCCGTCCCAGTTGCCGTTCTTTGTCGCGGCCTGCGATTACACGCTGATTGGCGAAGAGCTTTTCGCGGCTTCCGCCTATCTTTCCGGCTCGCCTGAAGAACTGGGCAGCCTGAAGGGCCAGGACGTCGGCAAGATTCTTGTCGCGATCGGCATCCTCGCCGGCTGCCTGTCGGTCACGGTCGGTATCTCGTTCATCCCGGCTGCAGCGATCGTGCTTGCCATCTGCGGAGCGGCCCTGTTCCTGTACTCCGTTTTGAATCCGGGGACCTTTGCCGACTTCTTTAACCTTCGACGAACACCGGGAGTCTGA
- a CDS encoding endonuclease/exonuclease/phosphatase family protein yields MIRSICLLLAVLLVSSRVEAEELTIAFWNVQNLLDEHDDPLLPYDEKASASTVRERLGKDAQVIRGLDADILGLAEVENMAILRQLVSGYLSRSEYKYFTLIDGTDPRGIDCAILSRFPCTVQTFDIPDFPRDLLVARFTTSGDPFYVIVNHWKSRRNDSENNLRLTCAKAAADCIQELIYGIEGRPVPVVLVGDFNDDPTDESLKYLEKQGLRNTMNSISEDLRWTHGHYDRDASSMNLHCFDQVLINQQAVSGGSIRWKKSHIYRPSFMINDRRSFNGRNIPLPIDDYRDRIGYSDHFPVIATFEVNSR; encoded by the coding sequence ATGATTCGCTCGATCTGCCTGCTGTTGGCTGTCCTGCTCGTGTCTTCAAGGGTTGAGGCCGAGGAGCTGACGATTGCCTTCTGGAATGTCCAGAATTTGCTCGACGAGCACGACGATCCTCTGCTCCCCTACGACGAGAAAGCCTCGGCGAGTACCGTCCGCGAGCGACTCGGCAAAGACGCCCAGGTCATCCGCGGACTGGATGCCGACATTCTCGGACTGGCCGAGGTCGAGAACATGGCCATTCTCCGACAACTCGTCAGCGGCTATCTTTCGCGCAGTGAATACAAGTACTTCACGCTCATCGACGGCACCGACCCTCGCGGCATCGACTGTGCGATCCTCAGCCGTTTCCCGTGCACGGTGCAGACTTTCGACATTCCCGATTTTCCTCGCGATTTACTCGTCGCCCGTTTCACCACGTCTGGCGACCCGTTCTACGTCATCGTGAATCACTGGAAGAGTCGCCGGAACGATTCCGAAAACAACCTGCGTCTGACATGTGCGAAAGCTGCCGCCGACTGCATTCAGGAACTGATCTACGGCATCGAAGGGCGTCCCGTCCCCGTGGTGCTTGTCGGTGATTTCAACGACGATCCGACGGACGAGTCGCTGAAATATTTGGAGAAGCAGGGCCTTCGCAATACGATGAACAGCATCTCAGAAGACTTGCGTTGGACTCACGGGCATTACGATCGCGACGCCAGTTCGATGAATCTGCACTGCTTCGATCAGGTGCTAATCAATCAACAGGCCGTTTCCGGAGGTTCGATTCGCTGGAAGAAGTCGCACATCTATCGGCCGTCGTTCATGATCAACGATCGCCGCTCGTTCAATGGCCGCAACATTCCCCTTCCGATTGACGATTACCGCGACCGCATTGGCTATTCGGATCACTTCCCGGTCATCGCAACCTTCGAAGTCAACTCGCGATGA
- a CDS encoding TVP38/TMEM64 family protein: MNSESEDQAGLSTRRSLKRLILVFVLILLVPIIPFLVLGDVFEASQLEWLKASVTPERTANLLLLLLAVDIFLPVPSSGVITYGGSQLGFLTATLFATVGLILGAAIGYEIARTIGRPALRRWAKPDDEQLLHRFVRDWGTFTLVVSRPLPILGEAAVLMLGAGRLRRALFYPVLALTNLAIAAAYAALGSWFSDDRYLPVVLILSLFVPLGFTLLLKKWLPRTES, translated from the coding sequence ATGAATTCTGAGAGCGAAGACCAGGCCGGACTATCCACAAGACGATCGCTGAAACGACTGATCCTCGTTTTTGTCCTGATCCTGCTGGTGCCCATCATTCCTTTTCTGGTGCTGGGCGACGTTTTTGAGGCGAGTCAACTGGAGTGGTTGAAAGCTTCCGTCACGCCGGAGCGAACCGCGAACCTGCTGCTGCTTCTGCTCGCGGTCGATATCTTTCTTCCAGTTCCGTCGAGCGGAGTCATTACCTACGGTGGCAGCCAGCTGGGCTTTCTGACGGCGACTCTGTTCGCGACCGTCGGGCTGATACTCGGAGCAGCGATCGGCTACGAGATTGCCCGGACGATTGGCCGGCCGGCTCTCCGTCGCTGGGCGAAACCAGACGATGAACAGCTGTTGCACCGCTTCGTCAGGGACTGGGGGACGTTCACGCTGGTCGTTTCCCGACCGCTGCCGATCCTGGGAGAAGCTGCCGTGCTTATGCTCGGAGCAGGGCGGCTGCGGCGAGCGCTGTTCTATCCGGTTCTCGCGCTGACAAATCTGGCCATCGCCGCGGCTTATGCAGCTCTTGGCAGCTGGTTCTCCGATGACCGTTATCTGCCGGTCGTCCTGATTCTTTCCCTGTTCGTCCCTCTCGGCTTCACTCTTCTACTGAAGAAGTGGTTGCCACGCACCGAGAGTTGA
- a CDS encoding 3-keto-disaccharide hydrolase has protein sequence MLRRALIVLLCLVTSGLSVNQIRAAEPEQSGKWIPLFNGKNLEGWTPKIKGKPLGDNFGDTFRVEDGLLQVRYDKYEKFDRQFGHLFYKTPYSNYKLRVEYRFVGDQCPGGEGWALRNSGAMLHGEDPKKMTVDQDFPTSIEVQFLGGNGTKDRTTANLCSPGTNVVMNDKLFTPHCTSSSSETYHGDQWVTVEVEVRGNKSFRHFVNGDLVLEYFEPQLDPRDEHAKELADEQGSVMLSGGTISLQSESHPIDFRKVELMILED, from the coding sequence ATGCTTCGCCGAGCTCTCATCGTTCTTCTCTGCCTCGTGACCAGTGGCCTCTCCGTGAATCAAATCCGTGCCGCCGAGCCGGAGCAGTCTGGAAAGTGGATTCCGCTCTTCAATGGAAAAAACCTCGAGGGTTGGACGCCAAAGATCAAAGGCAAACCTCTGGGCGACAACTTCGGCGACACGTTCCGGGTCGAAGATGGCCTGCTGCAGGTCCGGTATGACAAGTACGAGAAGTTTGACCGCCAGTTCGGGCATCTGTTCTATAAGACGCCCTATTCAAACTACAAACTGCGAGTGGAGTATCGGTTTGTCGGCGATCAGTGCCCCGGCGGCGAAGGCTGGGCACTGCGAAACAGCGGAGCCATGCTGCACGGCGAAGATCCGAAAAAGATGACGGTTGACCAGGATTTCCCGACGTCGATCGAGGTTCAGTTCCTCGGCGGAAACGGGACGAAGGATCGAACCACGGCGAATCTCTGCTCGCCCGGCACGAACGTTGTCATGAACGACAAACTGTTCACGCCACACTGCACGAGTTCTAGCTCAGAAACCTATCACGGCGATCAGTGGGTAACCGTCGAAGTCGAAGTCCGCGGAAATAAGAGCTTCCGCCACTTCGTCAACGGCGATCTCGTCCTTGAATACTTTGAACCCCAGCTCGATCCTCGCGATGAGCACGCCAAAGAGCTTGCCGATGAACAGGGAAGCGTGATGCTCTCCGGCGGCACGATTTCACTGCAGTCGGAAAGCCACCCGATCGACTTCCGCAAAGTCGAACTGATGATTTTGGAAGACTGA
- a CDS encoding translation initiation factor → MKFVKSKPNSAVPQASRGPESVGMFAGTQFDRPPHCERCDRLESECVCPPEVPASISPASQKLKVSLEKRKRGKSVSVVQGFADDPPALQNVLTKLKTVCGAGGTLKDGAIEIQGDHQSRICSVLAEMGYVVR, encoded by the coding sequence ATGAAATTCGTAAAGTCGAAACCGAACTCGGCGGTTCCGCAGGCAAGCAGGGGGCCTGAATCCGTGGGAATGTTCGCAGGAACGCAGTTTGATCGTCCGCCGCATTGCGAACGATGTGATCGGCTTGAATCGGAGTGTGTCTGCCCACCTGAAGTGCCGGCGTCCATTTCACCCGCTTCTCAGAAGCTCAAGGTGAGTCTGGAGAAACGGAAACGCGGGAAATCGGTCTCGGTCGTGCAGGGCTTCGCCGATGATCCCCCAGCTCTGCAGAACGTGCTGACGAAGCTGAAAACCGTCTGCGGGGCAGGGGGAACGCTGAAAGACGGCGCCATCGAGATCCAGGGCGATCACCAGTCCCGAATTTGCAGCGTGCTTGCTGAAATGGGCTACGTCGTTCGCTGA
- a CDS encoding UvrB/UvrC motif-containing protein has translation MKPCSVCSKPAVYHVTMLKDGDVKELHFCESHFYEYMHKSDQKSPEESFVESLLPDSEMDERTSEDETMVCPNCGITYKEFRESGRFGCPHDYESFRMRLLPLLENIHNDTVHRGKRPQRAPLDSENQFRLIQLRRDLSEAVEQENYEQAAQIRDEIRKVETELGGSAGKQGA, from the coding sequence ATGAAACCATGTTCCGTCTGCTCCAAGCCGGCCGTTTATCACGTCACGATGCTTAAGGATGGCGACGTGAAAGAACTGCACTTCTGCGAGTCGCACTTCTACGAATACATGCATAAGTCCGATCAGAAGTCGCCGGAAGAATCGTTTGTCGAATCGCTGCTGCCCGATTCCGAAATGGATGAGCGGACTTCGGAAGACGAGACCATGGTCTGTCCGAACTGTGGGATCACCTACAAGGAGTTCCGTGAGTCGGGCCGCTTCGGCTGCCCGCATGACTACGAATCGTTCCGCATGCGACTGTTGCCGCTGCTCGAGAACATCCATAACGACACGGTCCATCGAGGCAAGCGTCCCCAGCGGGCTCCACTCGATAGTGAGAATCAGTTCCGACTCATACAGCTGCGACGTGATCTGAGCGAAGCGGTGGAACAGGAAAACTACGAACAGGCGGCTCAGATCCGCGATGAAATTCGTAAAGTCGAAACCGAACTCGGCGGTTCCGCAGGCAAGCAGGGGGCCTGA
- the cyaB gene encoding class IV adenylate cyclase, whose protein sequence is MHYEVEVKYPVHDLDVLRQSLDGLGAVCEDSVEQEDLYFGHPLRDFASTDEAFRIRRTDNRNGMTYKGPLLDQETKSRQEVEVDLGDGVEQNRKMQVILEQLGFSVVHCVKKSREIYHLPDEDREVEIVIDHVDGLGTYVELECVSEESQFEETRKWILDLAQRLHLGPKVERRSYLRLLLDRLAESTAS, encoded by the coding sequence ATGCACTACGAAGTTGAAGTCAAATATCCCGTTCACGATCTCGATGTCCTCCGCCAGTCGCTCGATGGCCTGGGCGCAGTCTGCGAAGACTCTGTCGAACAGGAAGATCTCTACTTCGGGCATCCGCTGCGGGATTTCGCTTCGACCGATGAAGCCTTCCGAATCCGCCGGACCGACAATCGAAATGGAATGACCTACAAGGGGCCGCTCCTCGATCAGGAGACCAAGAGCAGACAGGAGGTTGAGGTCGATCTGGGAGACGGAGTCGAGCAGAATCGAAAAATGCAGGTGATTCTGGAACAGCTCGGGTTCAGTGTCGTCCATTGTGTGAAAAAATCCCGTGAGATCTACCACCTGCCCGACGAAGATCGCGAGGTGGAGATCGTGATCGATCATGTGGACGGTCTCGGCACTTACGTCGAGCTCGAATGCGTATCCGAGGAAAGCCAGTTCGAAGAAACACGAAAATGGATTCTCGATCTGGCTCAAAGATTGCACCTTGGACCGAAGGTCGAACGACGCAGCTACCTGCGATTGTTGCTCGATCGCCTGGCAGAGTCGACAGCCTCCTGA
- a CDS encoding DUF971 domain-containing protein: MTVSPPENITARLSDQMLVCSWSEEDRFEFPFRVLRGLCPCANCVNEFTGERTFFVDDAPEDIQPGKMELVGNYAVKIYWSDGHSTGLYTWKYLRSIQVEMDRQAEQQQH, translated from the coding sequence ATGACTGTCTCGCCTCCGGAGAATATTACTGCCCGCCTTTCCGATCAGATGCTCGTCTGCAGCTGGTCGGAAGAGGACCGCTTTGAGTTTCCGTTCCGTGTCCTTCGGGGGCTGTGTCCCTGTGCCAACTGCGTGAATGAGTTTACCGGCGAGCGGACATTTTTTGTCGACGATGCCCCGGAAGATATCCAACCCGGCAAGATGGAACTGGTCGGGAATTACGCGGTGAAGATCTACTGGAGCGATGGCCACAGCACCGGGCTCTATACCTGGAAGTATCTCCGGTCGATTCAAGTGGAAATGGATCGCCAGGCCGAGCAGCAACAGCACTGA
- a CDS encoding multiheme c-type cytochrome, producing MFHASSKRFWRTCWPLLLAPIVAIGCWFQGVSQDQTDSGMSISTPAARPVSQDEAPEPIVEGWSKPELAIIFTGEAHGYMEPCGCSETQSGGISRRADLFRQLREDKGWNVIGLDLGDFVKRTRRQDQIKFGVMHTALADMGYDAMTLGPSDLKLQVDYLFSTVSNSTDPETELPYISANVVFYDTPDIGSPARSRVIDVDGTKVGVTGVIGEKFAEKVSAGSDNSLLRIDDPVASLKPVVEDLKAQGCELLVLLSQSSRTETSRILEQVPDFDLCLRGGGPEDPNGVPQEVGKTTVIEAGRKGKYAGVLGYFPGQEKKFRYELVDLDKERFRRTPAMENHMAFYQDLLKEQQIVQSEPAVPHPDGHKFVGSEKCGTCHTKAFAKWKESRHSHATETLISGHERYAEVPWINRVHDPECLACHSVGWNPQEVFRYESGFVSMDQSPHLAGQGCENCHGPGSHHTTLEETFKETGQNNPDLASAREAMKIDLVTAEKKLCVKCHDFENSPKFNFQTYWPKVQHRGKD from the coding sequence ATGTTTCATGCATCTTCTAAGAGGTTCTGGAGAACCTGCTGGCCGCTTCTACTGGCACCGATTGTGGCCATCGGCTGCTGGTTTCAGGGGGTCAGCCAGGATCAGACCGACTCCGGAATGTCGATCTCGACTCCTGCGGCTCGTCCCGTGTCTCAGGATGAAGCCCCAGAGCCGATTGTCGAGGGCTGGTCAAAGCCCGAACTGGCGATCATTTTCACGGGCGAAGCTCATGGTTATATGGAGCCCTGCGGTTGCTCGGAAACTCAGTCGGGCGGCATCTCCCGGCGAGCCGATCTGTTTCGCCAGTTGCGTGAAGACAAGGGCTGGAACGTAATTGGCCTCGATCTCGGCGACTTCGTGAAGCGGACCCGCCGGCAGGATCAGATCAAGTTCGGCGTCATGCACACGGCTCTGGCGGATATGGGGTACGATGCGATGACGCTTGGGCCCTCCGATCTCAAGTTGCAGGTCGACTATCTCTTCTCGACGGTTTCAAACTCAACCGATCCAGAAACCGAGTTGCCCTATATCTCCGCCAATGTGGTATTTTACGACACCCCGGACATTGGCAGTCCCGCGCGATCGCGGGTGATCGACGTCGACGGAACCAAAGTGGGCGTTACCGGCGTGATCGGAGAGAAATTCGCCGAGAAGGTGAGCGCCGGTTCTGATAACAGTCTGCTTCGGATCGATGACCCCGTCGCCAGCCTGAAGCCGGTCGTTGAGGATCTGAAGGCTCAGGGATGTGAGCTGCTGGTTCTGCTTTCTCAGTCGTCCCGTACGGAAACGTCGCGCATTCTGGAACAGGTTCCCGATTTCGATCTCTGTCTGAGGGGGGGAGGACCGGAGGATCCGAATGGCGTTCCCCAGGAAGTGGGGAAAACGACCGTCATCGAGGCCGGCCGCAAAGGGAAGTACGCCGGAGTCCTTGGCTATTTTCCGGGCCAGGAGAAGAAATTTCGCTACGAGCTGGTCGATCTCGATAAGGAACGCTTTCGTCGAACGCCGGCGATGGAAAACCATATGGCGTTCTACCAGGACCTGCTGAAGGAACAGCAGATTGTGCAGAGCGAACCTGCCGTTCCACATCCTGATGGGCATAAGTTTGTCGGTTCCGAGAAATGCGGCACCTGTCACACGAAGGCCTTCGCTAAATGGAAAGAATCGCGGCACAGTCATGCCACTGAGACGCTGATCAGCGGGCACGAACGCTATGCGGAAGTTCCGTGGATTAATCGAGTGCATGATCCGGAATGTCTGGCCTGCCATTCGGTCGGCTGGAATCCTCAGGAAGTGTTTCGGTACGAGAGTGGCTTTGTGAGTATGGATCAGTCGCCCCACCTGGCCGGACAGGGCTGCGAAAACTGCCACGGTCCCGGCAGCCATCACACCACTCTGGAAGAGACGTTCAAAGAAACCGGTCAGAACAATCCGGACCTCGCGTCCGCTCGAGAGGCGATGAAAATCGACCTGGTGACAGCCGAGAAGAAGCTGTGTGTGAAGTGCCACGACTTCGAGAACAGTCCGAAATTCAACTTCCAGACCTATTGGCCGAAGGTGCAGCATCGCGGCAAGGATTGA
- a CDS encoding DUF1573 domain-containing protein, producing the protein MKTDLFCTSCCSLMVMTFFLAAIAGCTDDLSVSEETAKKADLSLPPGAPAPAVVIDEPVHDFGNMEVGQTLRHEFTIRNEGEGILKLVKDRSTCKCTMADFEEREVAPGESTSITLEWIGKVEDPAFSQAAFIKTNDPDIEEVSLTVTGRVDATWEITPAGVWNLGELSREKPTTFTGAISSRVKGDFELVKATSDSELVTVNIEPMTDEQLKEKLAKGGYLIEGEVAPGAPIGEFVADVRLDLIVEGEEEWTTFKLQGYHSGPVQILGPSGWQASNMLLVLGRFDRKEGKSVNLSMFVRDNNGAPINVTDVEAKPDFIEFEMTKDEKFQAENRERYEIRISVPPNSPSMNNDRVNSGKIIVTTDNKLVPKMIFNVHGLSY; encoded by the coding sequence ATGAAGACCGATCTTTTCTGCACGTCGTGTTGCTCCCTGATGGTGATGACGTTCTTCCTCGCCGCGATCGCCGGCTGTACCGATGATCTCAGCGTCTCGGAAGAAACCGCGAAGAAGGCCGATCTCAGTCTCCCTCCCGGCGCCCCGGCACCGGCCGTGGTGATCGACGAACCGGTCCACGATTTCGGGAACATGGAGGTCGGGCAGACGCTGCGTCACGAGTTCACGATTCGAAACGAGGGTGAAGGGATTCTGAAGCTCGTGAAAGATCGTTCCACGTGCAAGTGCACGATGGCCGACTTCGAAGAGCGCGAAGTTGCTCCGGGAGAATCGACCTCGATTACGCTGGAGTGGATCGGCAAGGTCGAAGACCCGGCATTCAGTCAGGCCGCCTTCATCAAAACGAACGATCCCGATATCGAAGAGGTCTCGCTCACGGTCACCGGACGGGTTGATGCCACTTGGGAAATCACGCCTGCCGGCGTCTGGAACCTTGGAGAGCTGTCGCGGGAGAAACCGACGACCTTTACGGGAGCCATTTCTTCCCGGGTGAAAGGCGACTTCGAGCTGGTGAAAGCCACCAGCGACAGTGAACTGGTCACCGTGAACATCGAGCCGATGACCGATGAGCAGCTCAAGGAAAAGCTTGCCAAGGGCGGATACCTTATCGAAGGGGAAGTTGCGCCCGGGGCACCGATTGGCGAGTTCGTGGCCGACGTCCGACTCGACCTTATTGTGGAAGGCGAAGAGGAGTGGACCACGTTCAAACTGCAGGGCTACCATTCAGGTCCCGTGCAGATTCTCGGACCATCCGGCTGGCAGGCGTCGAACATGCTGCTGGTGCTTGGCCGGTTCGATCGGAAAGAAGGAAAATCTGTTAACCTCTCGATGTTCGTCCGCGACAACAATGGCGCTCCCATCAACGTAACCGATGTCGAGGCGAAGCCGGATTTCATTGAATTCGAGATGACCAAGGACGAGAAGTTTCAGGCCGAGAATCGGGAGCGGTATGAAATCCGAATTTCGGTTCCGCCCAATTCTCCTTCGATGAACAACGATCGAGTGAATTCCGGGAAGATCATCGTGACGACCGATAACAAGCTCGTGCCGAAGATGATCTTCAACGTTCACGGGCTGAGCTACTGA